The following are from one region of the Endozoicomonas sp. 4G genome:
- a CDS encoding SPFH domain-containing protein, which translates to MKKIAVLILSLLFAESIISDEIKVHWMYSWMPFTYTIPEGSVGIFYRGAFLKQVYPPGIHGLLLWPITRGMRINVRPQIDIIEDVLCGTKDGLTIKFPRIAVYNQLEKDEVLNIVSNFGEEYDHYLITEPTVQAVTELCTTMTAQEIYIDKFPTINDFLLQQLVEEQVKSNSKLKINKVVVSKPVLPENIRRNYEVIVEEKSKRVAVSETQARKLKEAETEQLERSKKAQTDKMVAEIENEKKLEFEKNQMELEKIRVSARVHKMLEDAEAEAVVLKKKGKAEAYVVQISGEAHANATLLEAIANERLITPLYVQIKQAEAFWKNNNSKIIYFGEKIPESVYPGFISAGDVKNQ; encoded by the coding sequence GTGAAAAAAATAGCTGTTTTGATACTTTCGTTACTTTTTGCTGAGTCTATCATCTCTGATGAGATTAAAGTTCACTGGATGTACAGTTGGATGCCTTTTACCTACACAATACCAGAAGGAAGTGTTGGTATTTTTTATAGAGGCGCGTTTTTGAAACAAGTTTATCCACCGGGAATACACGGTTTATTATTATGGCCTATTACCAGAGGAATGAGGATCAATGTAAGGCCACAGATAGATATTATTGAGGATGTACTCTGTGGTACTAAGGATGGTCTCACCATTAAATTCCCCAGAATTGCAGTCTATAACCAACTTGAAAAAGACGAAGTGTTAAATATTGTCTCAAATTTTGGAGAAGAATATGATCATTATTTAATAACAGAACCTACCGTTCAAGCAGTAACCGAACTGTGTACGACTATGACGGCTCAAGAAATATACATTGATAAGTTCCCTACTATCAATGATTTTTTGTTGCAACAGTTGGTTGAAGAGCAAGTTAAAAGTAATTCTAAATTGAAAATAAACAAGGTGGTTGTTTCTAAACCCGTTCTTCCGGAAAATATAAGAAGAAACTATGAAGTGATTGTCGAAGAGAAAAGTAAGCGCGTAGCGGTTTCAGAAACTCAAGCCAGAAAGTTAAAAGAAGCAGAAACTGAACAATTAGAGCGATCAAAAAAGGCTCAAACCGATAAAATGGTCGCTGAAATAGAGAATGAAAAAAAACTTGAATTTGAAAAAAATCAAATGGAGTTAGAGAAGATTCGGGTTTCTGCCAGAGTTCATAAAATGCTTGAAGATGCTGAAGCAGAAGCCGTTGTGCTCAAGAAAAAGGGTAAAGCAGAGGCGTATGTTGTGCAGATTAGTGGTGAAGCCCATGCCAATGCCACTCTGCTAGAGGCAATAGCCAATGAAAGGCTCATTACACCTTTATATGTTCAAATAAAACAAGCAGAGGCTTTCTGGAAAAACAACAACTCTAAAATTATCTATTTTGGGGAAAAAATTCCTGAATCGGTCTATCCGGGTTTTATCAGTGCAGGGGATGTAAAAAATCAGTAA
- the ftsH gene encoding ATP-dependent zinc metalloprotease FtsH — translation MAKNLILWVIIALVLLTVFKNFDGMQSSTQKLSYSDFISAVENRQVSKVVIDGFTITGLMSSSERFETNLPPAVPDNQLMDELLRANVQIESKPIEKQSIWTQLLVASFPILVILAVFMFFMRQMQGGGGGRGGPMSFGKSKARLLSEDQIKTTFADVAGVEEAKEDVQELVDFLKDPGKFQRLGGRIPRGVLMVGPPGTGKTLLAKAIAGEAKVPFFTISGSDFVEMFVGVGASRVRDMFEQAKKQAPCIIFIDEIDAVGRHRGAGMGGGHDEREQTLNQLLVEMDGFEANDGIIVIAATNRPDVLDPALLRPGRFDRQVVVGLPDIRGREQILKVHMRKVPIADDVEPAVIARGTPGFSGADLSNLVNEAALFSARANKRTVGMHEFDLAKDKIMMGAERKSMVMSEKEKRNTAYHEAGHAIVGRLVPDHDPVYKVSIIPRGRALGVTMFLPEEDRYSQSKEALMSQICSLFGGRIAEEMTLGKAGVTTGASNDIQRATQIARNMVTKWGLSEKLGPLQYDDEEGEVFLGKNYGSGGGRMNVSGETARMIDEEVRGIIDECYETAERLLRENRDKLDLMSDALMQYETIDTDQIDDIMEGKKPRPPKESSGSSSNGDGGAGIKAEEAPEASESKGTDSDDEKKGPIGGPAGEH, via the coding sequence ATGGCAAAAAACTTGATTTTGTGGGTCATCATTGCCCTGGTGCTGTTGACCGTATTCAAAAACTTCGATGGCATGCAGTCGTCTACCCAGAAGCTCAGTTATTCTGACTTCATCAGTGCGGTAGAAAATCGTCAGGTCAGCAAGGTCGTCATTGACGGGTTCACCATCACTGGACTCATGAGCAGCAGTGAGCGTTTTGAGACCAACCTGCCCCCGGCAGTGCCCGACAACCAGCTGATGGACGAGCTGTTGCGCGCTAACGTCCAAATTGAATCCAAACCGATTGAAAAACAAAGCATCTGGACACAGTTGCTGGTTGCCAGTTTCCCGATTCTGGTCATTCTTGCTGTCTTTATGTTCTTTATGCGACAGATGCAGGGCGGCGGCGGTGGCCGTGGTGGCCCGATGAGCTTTGGCAAGAGTAAAGCCAGGCTGCTGTCGGAAGATCAGATCAAGACCACTTTTGCTGATGTAGCGGGTGTTGAAGAAGCCAAGGAAGATGTACAGGAACTGGTGGACTTCCTGAAAGACCCCGGCAAGTTCCAGCGTCTGGGTGGTCGCATTCCCCGAGGCGTGCTGATGGTCGGTCCTCCGGGTACCGGTAAAACCCTGCTGGCCAAGGCTATTGCAGGTGAAGCCAAGGTGCCTTTCTTCACCATTTCTGGCTCCGACTTTGTTGAAATGTTTGTGGGTGTGGGTGCTTCCCGTGTCCGTGACATGTTCGAGCAAGCTAAAAAGCAGGCACCCTGCATTATCTTCATCGACGAGATTGATGCAGTAGGTCGTCACCGTGGTGCTGGCATGGGCGGTGGTCACGACGAGCGTGAGCAAACGCTTAACCAGCTGCTGGTAGAAATGGATGGCTTTGAAGCAAACGACGGCATTATTGTAATTGCAGCAACCAACCGTCCAGACGTACTGGACCCGGCGCTGCTCCGTCCTGGTCGTTTTGACCGTCAGGTAGTCGTTGGTCTGCCAGACATCCGTGGTCGTGAACAGATCCTGAAAGTTCACATGCGCAAGGTGCCCATTGCCGATGATGTTGAGCCAGCAGTGATCGCCCGTGGTACTCCGGGGTTCTCTGGTGCTGATCTTTCCAACCTGGTCAACGAAGCGGCATTATTCTCTGCCCGTGCCAACAAGCGCACAGTCGGTATGCACGAGTTTGACCTCGCCAAAGATAAAATCATGATGGGTGCTGAGCGCAAGTCCATGGTGATGAGCGAGAAAGAGAAGCGTAATACGGCTTATCACGAAGCTGGTCATGCCATTGTCGGTCGTCTGGTACCCGACCATGATCCGGTGTACAAGGTCAGTATTATTCCTCGTGGTCGTGCCCTGGGTGTCACCATGTTCTTACCTGAGGAAGATCGTTACAGTCAGAGCAAAGAAGCTCTGATGAGCCAGATTTGTTCACTCTTTGGTGGCCGCATCGCTGAAGAAATGACACTGGGTAAAGCGGGTGTTACCACCGGTGCTTCCAACGACATTCAGCGTGCCACCCAGATTGCCAGAAATATGGTGACCAAGTGGGGGTTGTCCGAGAAGCTGGGTCCTCTTCAGTACGATGACGAAGAAGGCGAAGTGTTCCTGGGCAAAAACTACGGCAGTGGTGGCGGACGCATGAATGTGTCTGGCGAAACCGCCAGAATGATCGACGAAGAAGTACGCGGTATTATTGACGAATGTTATGAAACCGCTGAGCGACTTCTCAGGGAAAACCGCGATAAGCTGGATCTGATGTCCGACGCCCTGATGCAGTACGAAACCATCGATACTGATCAGATTGATGACATCATGGAAGGCAAAAAGCCTCGTCCACCCAAGGAATCTTCCGGTTCCTCATCCAACGGTGATGGCGGTGCAGGTATCAAGGCGGAAGAGGCTCCTGAAGCGTCTGAGTCGAAAGGTACCGACAGCGATGATGAGAAGAAAGGACCTATCGGTGGGCCAGCTGGCGAACATTGA
- a CDS encoding reverse transcriptase domain-containing protein has protein sequence MSKRTLEQAFNAVFHEKESFNDFCVMSQSQEVLAFSVNSRDLVRPSVRLKKYLRFIDKVVLRYLKRADDVVHSYIKGKSALTAVQAHAGNSHFFITDIQAFFPNITNVDVREILTRNEANVPISDIKEYIPLLVGMMTWQGVLPVGFPTSPQLSNAFLLNFDQKLSRYCASRGYIYTRYSDDIVISAQAFDGFEHLSETIQLLLDSAASPLLMLNDDKTRFTHTGNKVKVLGLVVTQGGKVTIDSKYKRQLEILLHFYVTDRKRFNRVLGETLTGKEHSLFGLLHYARSIDPEYLEKLQRKYGAYALRSLMEDKWHG, from the coding sequence GTGAGCAAAAGAACGCTAGAGCAGGCATTTAATGCGGTGTTTCACGAGAAAGAATCTTTCAATGACTTTTGTGTAATGAGTCAGAGTCAAGAGGTGCTGGCCTTTTCTGTAAATTCTCGGGACCTTGTTCGTCCGTCGGTAAGGCTCAAAAAGTATCTCAGATTTATTGATAAAGTTGTCCTGAGGTATCTCAAGAGAGCTGATGATGTTGTCCATTCATATATCAAAGGTAAAAGTGCCCTTACCGCTGTTCAGGCTCATGCAGGCAACTCTCATTTTTTTATAACGGATATTCAGGCTTTTTTCCCGAATATTACAAACGTCGATGTCAGAGAAATATTAACTAGAAATGAAGCTAATGTACCGATATCAGATATAAAAGAGTATATACCTCTGTTAGTTGGCATGATGACATGGCAGGGGGTTTTACCAGTAGGGTTTCCTACGTCGCCTCAATTAAGTAATGCTTTCTTATTAAATTTTGATCAGAAGTTGAGTCGTTATTGTGCTAGTAGGGGTTATATTTATACTCGATACTCTGACGATATTGTTATCTCAGCACAGGCTTTCGATGGTTTTGAACACTTATCTGAAACTATTCAGCTTCTACTGGATTCTGCTGCCTCACCGTTATTGATGTTGAATGATGATAAAACTCGTTTCACACATACAGGGAATAAAGTTAAAGTTTTAGGGCTTGTTGTGACTCAAGGAGGGAAAGTCACAATAGATTCTAAGTATAAAAGGCAGCTTGAAATATTATTGCACTTTTATGTGACTGATAGGAAACGTTTTAATCGAGTTTTAGGCGAGACGTTGACCGGAAAGGAACATTCTTTATTTGGTCTGTTACACTATGCCAGATCCATTGATCCGGAGTATCTGGAAAAATTACAAAGAAAATATGGTGCTTATGCCTTACGTTCTTTGATGGAGGATAAGTGGCATGGTTGA
- a CDS encoding AAA family ATPase, producing the protein MVDVVVIRKIKRVSELRVSFEFPDSNIIVVTGKNGIGKTTLVKAFKAIVNPKVFENSTVHKAICEGSEIKFDLDGFSPFSYTYQSKLGVIDTKDLLPEEGAILAELPIPDGQRFQHFSAVAAQNSEISVRNAAQDYERAEELIKFLHEVYGKDKFDDLKMINIGKKNYYFIPKDDGTYIREDHLSSGEYFLIQIFRLVTSKAKLIIVDELDVALDAAAQVKLFRALKSLLQQHDSRLIVISHSLAFMNTVDDGGLYYLESNNDQVSLEQRSFGYIKADLYGFRGFDRYILTEDPILEGFIEFIIRHFSIIPYYQHKTIGVGGANQLRMIVEKNDSDKIFSDSKNVLAVVDRDVFSEVCKGYSGESKILYSPVQDLELFIYENRDKLFPEVELPSYKESSQAKKASKSYWKYLTVDKGVNINKLYLLIVEHNEIETQQLVNEIELFLSLDGA; encoded by the coding sequence ATGGTTGATGTTGTTGTAATTCGAAAGATTAAAAGAGTCTCGGAGTTGCGAGTTAGTTTTGAGTTTCCTGACTCGAATATAATAGTTGTTACTGGAAAGAATGGCATAGGTAAAACAACTTTGGTTAAAGCATTTAAAGCTATCGTAAATCCAAAGGTTTTTGAAAATTCTACCGTGCATAAAGCAATATGTGAAGGAAGTGAAATTAAATTTGATTTAGATGGCTTTTCTCCCTTTTCTTATACCTATCAAAGTAAATTGGGTGTAATTGACACTAAAGATTTGCTCCCTGAAGAGGGGGCGATTTTAGCGGAGTTGCCTATTCCTGATGGACAAAGGTTTCAGCATTTTTCAGCAGTAGCAGCTCAGAACTCTGAAATATCTGTTCGTAATGCAGCTCAAGATTATGAGAGGGCGGAAGAGTTAATCAAGTTTCTTCATGAGGTATATGGAAAGGATAAGTTTGATGACCTTAAAATGATTAATATAGGGAAAAAGAATTATTATTTCATTCCTAAAGATGATGGTACGTATATACGTGAAGACCACTTAAGCTCTGGAGAGTATTTTCTTATCCAGATATTCAGACTTGTGACATCAAAGGCAAAGCTTATTATTGTTGATGAGTTGGATGTAGCTCTGGATGCTGCAGCACAGGTGAAATTATTCCGTGCTTTAAAGTCTTTGTTGCAACAACATGATTCACGTTTGATTGTTATTTCTCATTCGTTAGCTTTTATGAATACTGTTGATGATGGAGGGTTGTATTACCTTGAGAGTAACAATGATCAAGTGAGTTTGGAGCAGCGTTCATTTGGCTATATCAAAGCTGACCTATACGGATTTAGAGGGTTTGATCGTTACATCTTAACAGAAGATCCTATATTGGAAGGTTTTATAGAGTTTATTATCAGGCATTTCTCAATAATTCCTTATTATCAGCATAAAACGATTGGTGTGGGTGGTGCAAACCAGTTGAGAATGATTGTTGAAAAAAATGATAGTGATAAAATTTTTTCGGATTCTAAAAATGTTTTAGCTGTTGTGGATAGAGATGTGTTTTCTGAAGTGTGTAAAGGTTATAGTGGTGAGTCAAAAATACTTTATTCTCCTGTTCAGGATCTAGAGCTATTTATCTATGAGAATCGAGATAAGTTGTTTCCGGAAGTTGAGCTCCCTTCCTATAAGGAGTCGAGTCAGGCCAAGAAAGCTTCAAAATCGTATTGGAAATATTTGACGGTGGATAAAGGAGTAAATATCAATAAGTTATATCTGTTGATTGTTGAGCATAATGAAATAGAGACTCAACAGTTAGTCAACGAAATTGAGCTGTTTTTGAGTTTGGATGGTGCTTAG
- the greA gene encoding transcription elongation factor GreA, whose translation MNRFPMTVEGEEALREELTQLKTVERPRISQAIAEARELGDLKENAEYHAAREQQSFTEGRINDIEAKLSNAQVIDITTINKTGKVIFGTTVVLVNLDTDDQVEYKIVGDDEADIKYNKISVNSPIARALVGKEEGDVVVVNTPSGNVEYEIDEVKHV comes from the coding sequence ATGAATCGATTTCCAATGACAGTGGAGGGTGAAGAAGCCCTCCGTGAAGAGTTGACTCAACTGAAAACTGTGGAGCGCCCACGCATCTCTCAGGCGATTGCTGAAGCCAGGGAGCTGGGGGACTTGAAAGAAAACGCTGAATATCACGCAGCCCGTGAACAGCAGAGCTTTACTGAGGGTCGTATCAACGATATTGAGGCCAAGTTATCCAACGCTCAGGTCATTGATATCACCACGATCAACAAAACCGGTAAAGTGATCTTTGGTACCACGGTTGTACTGGTGAACCTGGATACGGACGATCAAGTCGAGTACAAGATCGTGGGTGACGATGAAGCAGACATCAAGTACAACAAGATCTCTGTTAACTCACCCATTGCCCGCGCCCTGGTTGGTAAAGAAGAAGGTGATGTGGTGGTTGTGAATACACCTTCCGGCAATGTTGAATATGAGATCGACGAGGTTAAACACGTCTGA
- the rlmE gene encoding 23S rRNA (uridine(2552)-2'-O)-methyltransferase RlmE has protein sequence MARSKSSARWLQEHFEDEYVKRSQEDGYRSRASYKLIEIQEKDKLIRPGMKVVDLGAAPGGWSQVAIEMVGDSGRVVASDILSMNPIAGVDFVQGDFTEDAVLEKILKTIGSDKVDLVISDMAPNMSGTLAVDQPRAMYLAELALDLARQVLKKNGSFLTKTFQGEGYQAFHKDMKTSFQKVITRKPGSSRARSREVFLLARNFVS, from the coding sequence ATGGCCAGATCCAAAAGCAGTGCCCGCTGGCTACAGGAGCACTTTGAAGACGAATACGTAAAGCGTTCACAGGAAGATGGCTACCGTTCCCGGGCCAGCTACAAACTGATCGAAATCCAGGAAAAAGACAAGCTGATCAGGCCGGGGATGAAAGTGGTTGACCTGGGGGCGGCCCCTGGCGGCTGGTCTCAGGTAGCGATCGAAATGGTAGGGGATAGTGGTCGTGTAGTGGCCTCAGACATTCTTTCTATGAACCCCATTGCCGGGGTTGACTTCGTTCAGGGAGATTTTACTGAGGACGCTGTGCTGGAAAAAATCCTCAAAACCATCGGAAGTGACAAAGTTGACCTTGTAATTTCAGATATGGCCCCCAATATGAGTGGAACACTGGCCGTTGATCAGCCCAGGGCTATGTATCTGGCTGAACTGGCTCTGGATCTGGCCAGGCAAGTGCTGAAGAAAAACGGCTCTTTCCTGACCAAAACGTTTCAGGGCGAAGGGTATCAGGCGTTTCACAAGGACATGAAAACTTCATTCCAGAAAGTGATTACCCGCAAACCGGGCTCTTCAAGGGCACGGTCCAGGGAAGTTTTTCTGTTGGCCAGAAATTTTGTGTCCTGA
- the carB gene encoding carbamoyl-phosphate synthase large subunit, with amino-acid sequence MPKRTDIESILILGAGPIIIGQACEFDYSGAQACKALKEEGYRVILVNSNPATIMTDPSMADATYIEPIRWETVAKIIEKERPDAVLPTMGGQTALNCALDLFHKGVLEKYNVQMIGASREAIDKAEDREMFDTAMKNIGLETPRSGIAHTMAEAQAVLDQVGFPCIIRPSFTMGGSGGGIAYNKDEFEEICKRGLDLSPTNELLIDESLIGWKEYEMEVVRDRNDNCIIVCSIENFDPMGVHTGDSITVAPSQTLTDKEYQIMRNASVAVLREIGVETGGSNVQFGICPDTGRMVVIEMNPRVSRSSALASKATGFPIAKVAAKLAVGYTLDELRNEITGGVVPASFEPTIDYVVTKIPRFAFEKFPQADDRLTTQMKSVGEVMAIGRTFQESMQKALRGLETGATGFNPMLDASAEGAIDKIKAELVVPKADRPYYVADAFRAGMTREEVFNSCMIDHWFLVQIEDIVKEEQKLAGKDLSALDADTLFRLKRKGFSDARLAEVMAISEAQVRNHRRQLNIKPVFKRVDTCAAEFASTTAYMYSTYEQECEAAPTDNEKIMVIGGGPNRIGQGIEFDYCCVHAAMAAREDGYETIMVNCNPETVSTDYDTSDRLYFEPVTLEDVLAIIDVEKPKGVIVHYGGQTPLKLARALEAEGVPIIGTSPDAIDRAEDRERFQGMIQKLGLLQPANATVRSAEEAVAKAKEIGYPLVVRPSYVLGGRAMEIVAGEDELQKYMKEAVQVSNDSPVLLDLFLNRAVEVDVDAVCDGERVVIGAIMQHIEQAGIHSGDSGCSLPPYSLSPRIQNQIREQVKAMAMELGVVGLMNVQMALQDGELYVIEVNPRASRTVPFVSKCIGHSLAKVAARVMMGKTLAELEFTKEIVPPYYCVKEAIFPFNKFPGVDPILGPEMKSTGEVMGVGASFPEAYYKAQLAENMALPEGGRVIISVRDQDKPMVPGIARLLMDTGFELVATSGTAQVIEDAGLPVTRVKKVMEGRPNMVDSIVNGDIAFVVNTTEGRQAIADSYTIRRSSLTNKVLYTTTMAGAEAIARAIAFGSEKTVRRLQDLHEGKTG; translated from the coding sequence ATGCCGAAACGTACAGATATTGAAAGCATCCTGATCCTGGGTGCGGGTCCCATCATCATTGGTCAGGCCTGTGAATTTGACTATTCCGGAGCCCAGGCCTGTAAGGCCCTTAAAGAAGAGGGTTATCGCGTCATTCTGGTGAACTCTAACCCGGCCACCATCATGACCGACCCGAGCATGGCGGATGCAACCTACATTGAACCCATTCGCTGGGAGACCGTCGCCAAGATTATTGAGAAAGAACGTCCGGATGCGGTACTGCCCACCATGGGAGGGCAGACGGCCCTGAACTGTGCCCTGGATCTTTTCCACAAAGGGGTTCTGGAGAAATATAACGTCCAGATGATCGGTGCCAGCCGTGAAGCCATCGACAAGGCTGAAGACCGTGAAATGTTCGACACGGCAATGAAAAACATTGGCCTGGAGACCCCTCGCTCCGGCATTGCCCACACCATGGCAGAAGCCCAGGCGGTTCTGGATCAAGTGGGCTTCCCCTGCATCATCCGTCCTTCGTTCACCATGGGCGGTTCCGGTGGCGGTATTGCTTACAACAAGGATGAGTTTGAAGAGATCTGCAAGCGTGGCCTGGATCTGTCGCCTACCAATGAGCTGCTGATCGATGAATCCCTGATCGGCTGGAAAGAGTACGAGATGGAGGTGGTTCGTGACCGCAACGACAACTGCATCATTGTCTGCTCTATTGAGAACTTTGACCCGATGGGTGTTCACACCGGCGATTCGATCACGGTGGCGCCGTCCCAGACGCTGACTGATAAAGAATATCAGATCATGCGTAACGCCTCTGTTGCCGTTCTGCGTGAGATTGGCGTTGAAACCGGTGGTTCCAATGTTCAGTTCGGTATTTGCCCGGACACTGGCCGTATGGTCGTGATCGAGATGAACCCCAGGGTATCCCGTTCCTCTGCCCTGGCTTCCAAAGCGACGGGCTTCCCGATTGCCAAAGTGGCAGCGAAACTGGCCGTGGGTTACACCCTGGATGAACTGCGTAACGAAATTACCGGCGGTGTGGTGCCGGCTTCTTTCGAGCCGACCATCGATTACGTGGTCACCAAGATTCCCCGTTTTGCCTTTGAGAAATTCCCTCAGGCGGATGACCGTCTCACGACCCAGATGAAATCGGTGGGTGAGGTTATGGCCATCGGTCGTACTTTCCAGGAATCCATGCAGAAAGCCCTTCGTGGTCTGGAAACCGGTGCTACCGGCTTTAATCCCATGCTGGATGCTTCAGCTGAAGGGGCCATCGACAAGATCAAGGCGGAGCTGGTGGTTCCCAAGGCGGATCGTCCCTACTACGTAGCGGATGCTTTCCGTGCCGGTATGACCCGTGAGGAAGTCTTTAACAGCTGCATGATCGATCATTGGTTCCTCGTCCAGATCGAAGACATTGTTAAAGAAGAGCAGAAGCTGGCTGGCAAAGACCTGTCTGCGCTGGATGCCGACACACTGTTCAGACTCAAGCGTAAAGGCTTCAGTGATGCCCGTCTGGCAGAAGTGATGGCGATCTCTGAAGCGCAAGTACGTAACCATCGTCGTCAGCTGAACATCAAGCCGGTTTTCAAACGTGTAGACACCTGTGCCGCCGAATTTGCTTCGACGACAGCTTACATGTACTCCACTTACGAGCAAGAGTGTGAGGCTGCGCCGACCGATAACGAAAAGATTATGGTCATCGGTGGTGGCCCGAACCGTATCGGTCAGGGTATCGAGTTCGATTACTGTTGCGTCCATGCCGCCATGGCGGCCCGTGAAGACGGTTACGAAACCATCATGGTTAACTGTAACCCCGAAACAGTGTCCACTGACTATGACACGTCTGACCGACTGTACTTTGAGCCAGTCACTCTGGAAGACGTTCTGGCCATTATTGATGTTGAAAAGCCCAAGGGCGTGATTGTTCACTACGGCGGTCAGACACCTCTGAAACTGGCCCGCGCCCTGGAAGCTGAAGGTGTGCCCATTATCGGTACCAGCCCCGATGCCATTGACCGTGCCGAAGACCGTGAGCGTTTCCAGGGCATGATCCAGAAGCTGGGTCTGCTGCAACCTGCTAACGCTACGGTGCGCAGTGCTGAAGAAGCGGTCGCTAAGGCCAAGGAAATTGGTTATCCACTGGTTGTCCGTCCTTCCTACGTGCTCGGTGGTCGTGCCATGGAAATCGTGGCCGGCGAAGATGAACTGCAAAAGTACATGAAGGAAGCGGTGCAGGTGTCCAACGACAGTCCGGTACTGCTGGACCTGTTCCTGAACCGTGCTGTAGAAGTGGATGTCGATGCCGTATGCGACGGTGAGCGTGTGGTCATTGGTGCCATTATGCAGCACATTGAGCAGGCTGGTATTCACTCCGGCGATTCCGGCTGTTCTCTGCCTCCCTACAGTTTGAGTCCCCGTATTCAGAACCAGATCCGTGAACAGGTGAAAGCCATGGCCATGGAGCTGGGTGTGGTTGGTCTGATGAATGTGCAGATGGCGCTGCAGGACGGTGAGCTGTACGTGATCGAGGTGAATCCCCGTGCCTCCCGTACCGTGCCTTTTGTGTCCAAGTGCATCGGTCACTCCCTGGCCAAGGTGGCCGCCCGGGTCATGATGGGCAAAACGCTGGCAGAGCTGGAGTTCACCAAAGAGATTGTGCCGCCTTACTACTGTGTGAAAGAAGCCATCTTCCCCTTCAATAAGTTCCCGGGGGTGGACCCGATTCTTGGCCCGGAAATGAAGTCTACTGGTGAAGTGATGGGCGTTGGTGCTTCTTTTCCTGAAGCCTATTACAAGGCTCAATTGGCAGAAAACATGGCTCTGCCAGAAGGTGGTCGGGTGATTATCAGTGTCCGTGACCAGGACAAGCCCATGGTGCCGGGTATTGCCCGCCTGTTGATGGATACCGGTTTTGAACTGGTGGCTACCAGCGGTACTGCCCAGGTGATCGAAGATGCCGGTCTGCCCGTGACCCGGGTCAAAAAGGTGATGGAAGGGCGACCAAATATGGTGGACAGCATCGTCAATGGTGATATAGCCTTTGTCGTCAACACCACCGAAGGTCGTCAGGCTATTGCAGATTCCTATACAATCCGCCGATCGTCCCTGACCAATAAGGTTCTCTACACCACCACCATGGCGGGTGCAGAAGCCATTGCCCGAGCCATTGCCTTTGGCTCGGAGAAAACAGTCAGAAGACTTCAGGATTTGCACGAAGGTAAGACTGGATGA
- the yhbY gene encoding ribosome assembly RNA-binding protein YhbY, translating to MSISSEKKRHFRSLGHKLKPVVMVAGNGLSDGVIEETLRALHDHELIKVKFAVGDREVKKEAIVELCNQTQAELIQTIGNIALIYKENKDAKPNLSNVKGF from the coding sequence ATGAGCATTAGTTCTGAAAAAAAGCGACACTTCCGTTCCCTCGGTCACAAACTGAAGCCTGTTGTCATGGTAGCGGGCAACGGTCTGAGCGATGGTGTGATTGAAGAAACACTGCGCGCCCTGCACGATCACGAGCTGATCAAGGTGAAGTTTGCGGTTGGCGATCGTGAAGTCAAGAAAGAAGCCATTGTCGAGCTGTGTAACCAGACTCAGGCAGAGTTGATTCAGACTATTGGTAATATTGCTCTTATTTATAAAGAGAATAAGGATGCCAAGCCTAACTTGTCTAATGTCAAAGGCTTTTGA